A single window of Nicotiana sylvestris chromosome 5, ASM39365v2, whole genome shotgun sequence DNA harbors:
- the LOC104221025 gene encoding uncharacterized protein At4g37920-like encodes MELAACISHCYAFSVRPSTSTSRNFSPLPPISLIQYPIQRQCQLHLAGANSVGSLLSLNGVRLRQSCLAAVMGDTTAMPNGAVNEQIPSVKLSDSVTSQETDMENGEDRKDPSEGLDENKMIRVCDKLVDVFLVDKPNPTDWRRLLAFSKEWNNIRPHFYNRCQNRAESESDLGMKHKLLRLQRKMREVDNDVQRHNELLEVIRRSPSEVGDIVARRRKDFTKEFFAHLHTVAESYYDDPAEQNAVAKLGNTCLAAVQAYDTATESIEALNAAELKFQDIINSPSVDVACKKIDDLAQKNQLDSALVLMITKAWSAAKESDMTKDEVKDVLYHLYMTARGNLQRLMPKEIRILKYLLTIEDPEERLCTLKDAFTPGEELEGKDVDCLYTTPEQLYNWIGTVVDAYNFSREGTLIKEARDLMNPKIIQKMEELKKLILDNFM; translated from the exons ATGGAGTTAGCAGCTTGTATTAGCCATTGCTATGCCTTCTCTGTACGGCCGTCCACTTCTACTTCTAGAAACTTCTCTCCTCTTCCGCCAATCTCGCTTATCCAATATCCAATTCAACGACAATGTCAACTGCACCTCGCCGGGGCTAATTCCGTAG GTTCTCTCTTATCTCTGAATGGTGTGAGGTTGCGACAGTCATGTCTTGCCGCTGTAATGGGTGATACAACTGCAATGCCAAATGGTGCTGTTAACGAGCAAATTCCCTCTGTGAAGCTGTCTGATTCAGTTACTAGTCAAGAAACTGATATGGAAAATGGAGAAGACAGGAAAGATCCTTCTGAAGGGTTGGATGAGAATAAAATGATCAGAGTATGCGACAAGTTAGTTGATGTCTTCTTGGTTGACAAGCCCAATCCTACCGATTGGAGAAGATTACTAGCATTTAGTAAAGAATGGAACAATATCCGGCCCCACTTCTATAACCGGTGTCAAAATCGAGCAGAAAGTGAGAGTGATCTTGGAATGAAGCACAAGCTACTCAGGCTTCAACGAAAGATGAGAGAG GTTGATAATGATGTTCAGAGGCATAACGAACTTCTTGAGGTAATCAGACGGTCACCATCCGAGGTTGGTGATATTGTTGCCAGGCGTCGTAAAGattttacaaaagagttttttgCTCATCTTCACACTGTAGCAGAATCCTATTATGATGATCCAGCGGAACAGAATG CTGTGGCAAAACTAGGGAATACGTGTTTGGCAGCTGTGCAAGCTTATGATACGGCAACTGAAAGTATAGAAGCGTTAAATGCTGCAGAGTTGAAATTCCAAGATATAATAAATTCTCCATCAGTGGATGTGGCTTGCAAGAAAATAGATGATCTAGCCCAGAAAAATCAACTTGATTCAGCACTGGTGCTCATGATAACGAAAGCATGGTCAGCAGCCAAGGAGTCGGACATGACAAAAGACGAG GTAAAGGATGTCCTTTATCACTTGTATATGACAGCACGAGGAAATCTTCAGAGGCTTATGCCAAAAGAAATCAGAATTCTAAAATATCTACTCACAATTGAGGATCCTGAGGAGCGATTGTGCACTTTGAAAGATGCATTCACACCGGGAGAAGAACTTGAAGGGAAAGATGTAGATTGCTTATACAC GACTCCAGAGCAGCTATACAACTGGATTGGGACAGTGGTGGATGCATATAATTTCAGTAGAGAAGGCACTCTTATAAAAGAAGCCAGGGATTTGATGAACCCTAAAATAATTCAGAAAATGGAGGAATTAAAGAAGTTGATCTTAGATAACTTTATGTGA